A single genomic interval of Rhea pennata isolate bPtePen1 chromosome 5, bPtePen1.pri, whole genome shotgun sequence harbors:
- the TSPAN18 gene encoding tetraspanin-18 yields the protein MEGDCLSCIKYLMFLFNFFIFLGGACLLGVGIWVIVDPTGFREIVAANPLLFTGAYIMLAMGAMLFLLGFLGCCGAIRENKCLLLFFFMFILLIFLAELSAAILAFIFRENLTREFFTKELKKHYLRNNDTDVFSFTWNSVMITFACCGVNGPEDFETLSHVLHLSLEEAIPEACCQRQLQTREGMFVDKEACLSGVERFQNRQGCYTVILNSFETYVYLAGALAIGILAIELFTMIFAMCLFRGIQ from the exons ATGGAGGGAGACTGTCTGAGCTGCATAAAGTACCTgatgtttcttttcaatttctttatattt CTGGGAGGAGCATGCCTGCTGGGAGTTGGGATCTGGGTCATCGTGGATCCTACAGGTTTCCGAGAGATAGTGGCTGCCAACCCTCTCCTCTTCACGGGAGCGTACATCATGCTGGCTATGGGAGCGATGCTCTTTCTGCTGGGTTTCCTCGGCTGCTGCGGGGCCATCCGCGAGAACAAATGCCTCCTGCTTTTC ttcttcatgtttattttgttaatcTTCCTGGCGGAGCTTTCAGCTGCAATCCTGGCTTTtatcttcagagaaaat CTGACCAGGGAGTTCTTCACCAAGGAGCTGAAGAAACATTATCTGAGGAACAATGACACAGATGTCTTCTCTTTCACCTGGAACTCTGTTATGATCACA TTCGCCTGCTGTGGAGTGAATGGACCAGAAGATTTTGAAACTCTCTCTCATGTCCTACACTTATCTTTGGAAGAAGCGATACCAGAGGCTTGTTGCCAGCGACAGCTCCAGACGCGGGAAGGGATGTTTGTCGACAAGGAAGCTTGCCTTAGCGGAGTGGAGAGATTTCAGAATCGGCAG GGCTGTTACACTGTGATCCTGAACTCCTTTGAGACCTACGTGTACCTTGCAGGAGCCCTTGCCATCGGCATTTTGGCCATTGAG ctTTTCACCATGATCTTCGCCATGTGTCTCTTCCGAGGCATCCAGTAG